From Pseudobdellovibrio exovorus JSS, a single genomic window includes:
- the flhF gene encoding flagellar biosynthesis protein FlhF, producing MQVKKFEARSMKEALEMIKTQLGPDAIILSAKEITKGFGLGGEKSIEVTAAYSETILRKKQFVESKMPDMHKEKFQRIPAKDQKEVMRKMIESQLAKMPAATPATPPPKLTSKTTPYRLTEKRYIEIDDDHIGGQEKTAVTQVAKKAWNDMEVTSLKQEIETLKQVMSQFKTMPQSFVQAHPGADYGVHYQMSAHYQKLTSCGLLPEVAGNVVSQCQKQLSAQQQGNKATVESWMAKYILDTTPVTSGQGEQFHLFMGPSGSGKTSALIKLASDMILNQKKRVAIISTDSTKVGAAEQMKIFAQILNVPFLSVRSQQDWSHVIPHLEQLDHVLVDFSGLNMRNQEEVNYVKRIGPPVFHSLRTHLVLSATAKDADLLECAKRYEAVGFDDVIFNDLDEAAQHGNIYNFIRKVNTELFAFGIGPKVPEDFEYATPERVVDLLLKITQNRKQEVSL from the coding sequence ATCTTATCGGCCAAAGAGATCACAAAAGGTTTCGGCTTGGGCGGAGAAAAAAGTATCGAGGTAACAGCCGCATACTCAGAGACTATTCTGCGTAAAAAACAATTTGTTGAATCAAAAATGCCAGATATGCATAAAGAGAAATTTCAGCGTATTCCGGCAAAAGATCAAAAAGAAGTGATGCGCAAGATGATTGAAAGTCAGCTGGCAAAAATGCCAGCGGCGACGCCAGCTACGCCTCCACCTAAATTGACTTCTAAGACGACACCATATCGCTTAACAGAAAAGCGTTACATCGAGATCGACGATGACCATATTGGCGGACAAGAAAAGACAGCCGTGACTCAGGTGGCGAAGAAAGCATGGAATGACATGGAAGTGACATCTTTAAAGCAAGAGATCGAAACTTTAAAGCAAGTGATGTCACAATTTAAAACTATGCCTCAAAGCTTCGTGCAAGCTCATCCTGGTGCCGACTATGGCGTGCACTATCAAATGAGTGCGCATTACCAGAAGTTGACGTCTTGCGGATTATTACCAGAAGTGGCTGGTAATGTGGTATCGCAATGTCAAAAACAACTTTCAGCACAACAGCAAGGCAACAAAGCCACTGTAGAAAGCTGGATGGCTAAATATATTTTAGATACGACTCCGGTAACTTCAGGCCAAGGTGAACAGTTCCATTTATTCATGGGACCATCAGGTTCTGGTAAGACGAGTGCATTGATTAAATTAGCCAGCGACATGATCTTGAACCAAAAGAAACGCGTGGCGATTATTTCTACGGATAGCACGAAAGTAGGCGCAGCTGAGCAGATGAAAATTTTCGCTCAGATTTTAAATGTTCCATTCTTATCGGTGCGTTCACAGCAGGATTGGTCACATGTGATTCCTCACTTAGAACAATTAGATCATGTGTTAGTGGATTTCTCTGGCTTGAACATGAGAAATCAAGAAGAAGTGAACTACGTTAAACGTATTGGGCCTCCGGTATTTCATTCTTTAAGAACACATCTTGTGTTGTCGGCTACCGCAAAAGACGCTGACTTACTAGAGTGCGCTAAACGCTACGAAGCGGTTGGCTTTGATGATGTGATCTTCAATGATTTAGACGAAGCTGCACAGCACGGAAATATTTATAACTTTATTCGCAAAGTGAACACGGAGCTATTTGCTTTTGGTATTGGCCCGAAAGTTCCGGAAGATTTCGAGTATGCAACTCCAGAGCGCGTTGTCGATCTATTGTTGAAAATCACTCAAAATCGCAAGCAGGAAGTCAGCTTATGA
- a CDS encoding AAA family ATPase, whose product MKIISITSGKGGVGKTSVACNMAVGLSKMGKKVLILDGDLGMANVDIFFGIHPKKTVHDLLNGVPLKDCLTAAAPNIDMLAGGSGLYEVSQMNAFQRREVLAHISEVSFIYDYLLIDTSPGLHDHVLHLNSVADECMVLLTADPSSFTDSYALIKVLHQKYRVQKFSIICNQVQDEKAGEQLFVKFADVVQQFLPVRLNYKKTIPFDSQLKLSNQLQRLIIRQDAKAVSAQALSSLCRDVVSQNNTAASVAGTAQGFESLFRPASGHA is encoded by the coding sequence ATGAAAATTATCAGTATAACATCTGGAAAAGGTGGAGTGGGAAAGACCTCAGTTGCATGTAATATGGCTGTGGGCCTTTCAAAAATGGGAAAAAAGGTATTGATTCTAGATGGCGATTTAGGAATGGCCAACGTGGACATTTTCTTTGGTATTCATCCGAAGAAAACTGTACATGATCTGCTCAATGGAGTTCCTTTAAAAGACTGTCTAACAGCAGCCGCTCCGAACATTGATATGTTAGCAGGTGGCAGTGGATTGTATGAAGTCAGTCAAATGAATGCATTTCAACGTCGTGAGGTACTAGCTCATATTTCAGAGGTGAGCTTTATCTATGACTATTTGCTGATTGATACATCTCCAGGTCTGCATGATCATGTCTTGCATTTAAACTCAGTTGCAGATGAGTGTATGGTGCTCTTAACGGCAGATCCTTCGAGTTTTACAGATTCATACGCTTTGATTAAAGTATTACATCAGAAATATCGCGTTCAAAAGTTTTCGATTATCTGTAACCAAGTACAGGATGAAAAAGCGGGTGAGCAGCTATTCGTAAAATTTGCAGACGTAGTTCAGCAGTTCTTACCAGTGAGATTAAACTATAAGAAGACAATTCCGTTTGATTCTCAGCTGAAATTATCGAATCAATTGCAGCGATTAATCATTCGTCAGGACGCGAAAGCAGTGTCAGCACAGGCTTTGAGTTCGCTGTGCCGAGATGTAGTGTCTCAAAACAATACAGCTGCCTCAGTAGCGGGCACAGCTCAGGGTTTTGAGTCATTATTTAGACCAGCCTCAGGTCATGCTTAG
- a CDS encoding FliA/WhiG family RNA polymerase sigma factor, whose product MSKANLLKKYKEEPRKNLKRDQKEDLIREYAPLIKFVAQKIAVRLPPNIELDDLISAGSIGLMDAIDKWDPTRDNKFKTYAEFRIRGAILDELRSQDWVPRSVRDKSKALDRTIAALENEIGRAPTEEEISARLNMPIEEFHELVNQVRPVSLLSIDDQPTFSDSDKKSIANLLEGAKSGNPFNQLNLKVVKDVVAKAIEELPERQRLVLSLYYFEDLNLKEIGQVLQVTESRVSQLHAQAVIRLRAKLTTTIEAGELEAI is encoded by the coding sequence ATGTCAAAAGCGAATCTTCTGAAGAAATATAAAGAAGAACCCAGAAAAAACTTAAAGCGTGATCAAAAAGAAGATCTTATTCGCGAGTATGCTCCGCTAATTAAGTTTGTGGCGCAAAAGATCGCTGTGCGTTTACCTCCGAATATCGAGTTAGATGATTTAATCTCTGCTGGTTCTATTGGTTTAATGGATGCTATTGATAAGTGGGATCCAACTCGTGATAATAAATTCAAGACTTACGCCGAGTTCCGTATTCGTGGTGCGATTCTAGATGAGTTGCGCTCTCAGGACTGGGTGCCTAGATCGGTGCGTGACAAGTCTAAAGCCTTGGATCGTACAATTGCTGCATTAGAAAATGAAATCGGACGTGCTCCAACAGAAGAAGAAATTTCGGCTCGTTTGAACATGCCAATTGAAGAGTTCCATGAACTGGTGAATCAGGTTCGTCCGGTAAGCTTACTTTCCATTGACGATCAGCCTACGTTCAGCGATTCAGATAAAAAATCGATTGCTAATCTATTAGAAGGTGCGAAGTCAGGTAATCCATTCAACCAACTTAATTTAAAAGTGGTTAAGGATGTGGTGGCGAAAGCCATTGAAGAATTACCAGAAAGACAACGTCTTGTCCTTTCCTTGTATTACTTTGAAGATCTTAACTTAAAAGAGATTGGGCAAGTTCTACAAGTGACAGAGTCACGTGTATCTCAATTACATGCACAGGCAGTGATTCGCTTACGTGCAAAATTAACAACGACAATTGAAGCTGGCGAATTAGAAGCTATCTAA